GCTGTCCGCAGACGCAACTGGAGGCCTCGGGAGAAACTCCAGAAGGAGAGGTGAGTTCAATCTTAtggaattcatttttataaaaggcGTATGAGAGTCTAGGGGAATGCAATAATTTCTTGATTCCACAAGTGTTGTCTGAGGCCAACTCCATGACAGACACACTGTATTTCTGGAGAATGGGACCTCTGCCCTGGTAACAGTTAGGTAAGTCTTAGATTTTCCATACCAAGACTAGAGAAATGACAATCTCCATTTGCTTGCATTTCATCAGAATCTGGTAGACTTTCTGAAATGATGGACAGAGGTTTGGTGGCTGCATTATTCAACGTAAGGTTCTCCTATGGGTTTGGTATTGTTTTCCTATTCTCCCCTTCccacaacccctggcaaccatcattcttctcttattttctgatttttttttcagtatttgttccttttaatacagaaagagaaagggaaggaaataaaaagcaaaatttgtttaaattactaTTGCAGAAAAGATCTGGAAGGATGCTGGGACCTACCTCTTCCAGGATGgggattcattatttatttaatttttttgagacagggactcgctctgtcgccgaggctggagtgcactggctatTTTATGATTCTATGAGATCAGTCAACTCAGATTCCACATAACTGAGATAATACAGTGTTTACTTCCCTCCGACTCACTTATTTCACTTCCCATAACACCCTCGGCCTTCATCCACATTGGTGCAAAtgccaggatttccttcttttttatggtagaataatcCATTGTATATATCACCATTTCCTCATCCATTTTTCTCCCACAGCCTGGGGTTGTTtccatggctattgtgaataacgctgcagaGAACctaagagtgcagatatctctttgacatgctGACCTCTTTCTTTCATGTATAAACGGAGAAGTAGGGTTGCTGGAACACAGGCAGTTCTATTCTTCATGTTTTCAGAAACCTCCCTACTATTTTCTgtagtggttgtaccaattttcTTTCCCACCAGCCGTGTgcaagggttcccctttctccacatccgtaccaacacttatcttttgtctttttgatcataGCCATCCTAGCAGAGGGGGGTAATATCTCATGGCGGTTTTGTTGCTGGAGGGCTCAGGATGTTATCTGGATGCCAGAGAGACCCCAGTCCCAGCCAATTTCCAGGTTCTTGATGCTGTCAGGAGAATGAATTCAGGGATGAGCCAGAATGAAGTGAAAGGCAAGAAGCTTCCATTCCAGAGCAAAAGTAGACAGTTAGGAGAGAAGTGTGGGCATGATTCTGAGAGCTGGTGGCGTGCAAAGGAGTTcgggttttctatttttatgagcCCTTCTAATTAGGATGTGAACTAATCATTAGGTTTTCTAGGAAAAAAGCAGAGATTTTTTAGAATTGGGGAGGTACCCATTTTGATACTACATATGGGCATGCTGGGGTCAGACGTGACACTGCAGAGTGTGTGATTTAGTGTGGTGATGACCATGGTAATTACCGTGGTAATGGTTTCAACCAGCTTAACTCCCTCCTGTTTTTGTAGCACCTCATCAGCCCAGGGTCATCCTTGTCCTTGTAATTTTAATGACAAGTGGCTAATTTTAACAGCCACCGTTTTGGTCTCATGTGAAATTGTCACTGGAGACGTTCTTGATTCTCTTGTGAACACACAGGATTCCTGTCACAGtttaaattgcatttctctgatggtgaGTGAAGTTGAGCTTGTTCTTCAGTACTTGCTGGTCATTGGTGTGTGTTTTCGAGAGAAATGTCTACTTTGGTTTTTGCCCATTGGAAATTggattattttggcttttttatctttttgttatggCCTTGAaaaaattccttatatattttggatattaatccatTGTCATATATatggctgtttgtttgttttttttttttcagttctgttttttgcttttttttccgcTATGCAGAAGATTCAGTTTTACCTGGTACaacttatttgtattttgtgtCTTGTCCTTTTGGTGTGCTCTCAGGTTTTTCAACACATCCAGTTTGCACAGTTGGGGAAGTAGAAGGACTTCAAATGGACTCCAGCACTGTCCAACAGAAACATAACATAACCCATATATGtaattgtaaatttattttctggtagtcacataaaacataagaaaacaagCCTAATGaattttaactcaaaatagaatCATTTAACATGTGAGCAACTTTAAACGTTCTCAAGCAGATAGTTTACATTCTCTTTTCCCCATTATGTCTTCCAAAATAAGAGTGTATTTGGCTCACAGCACATCTCCATTCAGATACTCTCCATTTCAGGTCTCAGTAGCCATTTGTGACTGGTGGCTACCATATCAAAGAGCTAAGTGTAGACTCCTTTACTATTTCAACTCAGTCTTTCGGTGAATCATGCCCTTTATTCCAATGGGTGTTACAGATATTAGAAGTTCAGGGCCTTGAGTCATTGACATTTGGATTCATGTTGTGTCCTCATCACGAGCAGTAGTGATTTTAAGTATCGTGCCATGATAGCTCTATGCTTGTAAAGATAAAAGTCCCAAGCACTATCAGCTGCTCATTCAGCTCATGGAAATTCTAATACcatgttcacttttttttcctatagacaTTTGCCATGGCTGAACACTTCAAACAAATCATTAGATGTCCTGTCTGTCTAAAAGATCTTGAAGAACCCGTGCAACTGAAATGTGGGTATGTCTGCTGCCTCCAGTGCCTCAATTCACTCCAGAAGGAGCCCGATGGGGAAGGTTTACTGTGCGGCTTCTGCTCTGTGGTCTCTCAGAAGGATGACATCAAGCCCCACTACAAGCTGAGGGCGCTGGTTCCCATCATCAAGGAACTAGAGCCCAAGCTGAAATCTAGTCTAACAATGAACCCAAGGATGAGGAAGTTTCAAGGTAAGGAATCTACATGACCTGCCAAAACTCATAAAAGGCACTGGGCAAACgactttcaaacatttcttcattAAACACAGGCAGTAGCTGATATCTAGCATCTCAAACGTGCATGCTTCACACTCAACTGCAGTTCTTACCTTTGCATATAGATTATCATGAAATCTGTGCAAGTTTGTACAATCCTTTGGAGAGCAAGCTACTGTCTTCTTTCATGTATCATATGtgctaaatggaaaaataattttaatccaaTTATCCACTAACTGATTTTGAAAGGAATTTCTAATATGAATCAGGTGGACTTATTACAATTATCGTATTCATGCAATGTATAGATAAAATTTAACCTCATCAGGTGGCCAAACAAGTTTCCCCAGGAAATTTTGATttgggagagaaaggagaataaaagTGAAAGTGAATAACGTACTTAAGTGTTTGCAGTAAAAAGGCAGAGGGAGTCTgtagtgtgtgtgtttgctgaaCTGCTGCTTCTTATTTCCACAGTGGATATGACCTTGGATGTGGACACAGCCAACAACTATCTCATCATTTCTGAAGACCTGAGGAGTTTCCGAAGTGGGGATGTCAACCAGAATAGGAAGGAGCAAGCTGAGAGGTTCGACGCTGTACTGTCCGTCCTGGGCGCCCCTCGCTTCACTTCCGGCCGCCATTACTGGGAGGTGGACGTGGGCACCAGCCAAATATGGGATGTGGGCGTGTGCAAGGAATCTGTGAGCCGACAGGGGAAGATTGTGCTTTCTTCAGAACACGGCTTCTTGACTGTGGGTTGCAGAGAAGGAAAGGTCTTTGCTGCCAGCACTATGCCTATGACTCCTCTCTGGGTGAGTCCCCAGTTGCACAGAGTGGGGATTTTCCTGGATGTAGGTA
This portion of the Pongo abelii isolate AG06213 chromosome 20, NHGRI_mPonAbe1-v2.0_pri, whole genome shotgun sequence genome encodes:
- the LOC134760672 gene encoding ret finger protein-like 4A, which codes for MAEHFKQIIRCPVCLKDLEEPVQLKCGYVCCLQCLNSLQKEPDGEGLLCGFCSVVSQKDDIKPHYKLRALVPIIKELEPKLKSSLTMNPRMRKFQVDMTLDVDTANNYLIISEDLRSFRSGDVNQNRKEQAERFDAVLSVLGAPRFTSGRHYWEVDVGTSQIWDVGVCKESVSRQGKIVLSSEHGFLTVGCREGKVFAASTMPMTPLWVSPQLHRVGIFLDVGMRSVSFYNVSDGCHMYTFRKIPVCEPWRPFFAHQRGTEDDQSILSICSVINPASASVPVSSGERQSTFAHNHL